From Candidatus Cloacimonadota bacterium, the proteins below share one genomic window:
- the ybeY gene encoding rRNA maturation RNase YbeY encodes MKHKPIILDNRTNKNYPLKIFESVFNIVQKNENIGKDSFVNLILVDDDTIRKINKQYRGLDKRTDVISFPSECKEIPLLGDIIIDTKIANNQKGNMDIESELQRIFLHGLLHLLGYDHISIKQQQIMDKKEKNYLNLIKLSV; translated from the coding sequence ATGAAACACAAACCAATCATATTAGACAATAGAACAAATAAAAATTATCCTCTTAAAATCTTTGAATCCGTTTTTAATATTGTTCAAAAAAATGAAAATATCGGAAAAGACAGTTTTGTAAATCTTATTCTGGTTGATGATGATACGATCAGAAAGATCAACAAACAATACAGGGGACTCGACAAAAGAACAGATGTTATTTCTTTTCCTTCCGAATGCAAGGAAATTCCTTTGCTCGGAGATATTATTATTGACACTAAAATTGCAAATAATCAAAAGGGAAATATGGATATAGAATCGGAATTGCAAAGAATTTTCCTGCATGGTCTTTTGCACCTGCTTGGTTATGACCATATTTCAATTAAACAACAACAAATTATGGATAAGAAAGAAAAAAACTACCTTAATTTGATTAAATTGTCTGTTTAG